CCGGATGATTCGCGGTACCCCATGCCCGCCTCGATAGTGCTGATCGCGACGCCGGAGGGTTGGCGCCACAGCGTCCTGGACACGCGAGACGGACTGCTCTGCGGCCATCTGACGAGTGTCCCCGCCGATGCCGCGCCCGACCAGGCGCGGGCAGCCGCGGTCGCGATGCTGCGAGAGATGGCCCGGGAATTCCACGGCGTGGCGATCGAGGTCGCCTGGTACGGCCGGGAAGCGTTGAGCGGCGAAGTGATTGCGGTAGGTAGCTGGTCCTGAACACACGTCCGGGCCGGTCTCACGACAGCGAGACCGGCCGGATGCCATGGTCAGGCGGCTTGCGCCCGGCGTTGCATACGGAGACCGACCACCGTCATCCCCAGCGCTGCGACGAGCAGCAGTGCCAGCGTCCAGGCCAGAGCCGCGAAACCGTGGGGTGCGGCGGCGGCCGCGACCAAGGGACCGATGGTCGCGCCCACATAGAAGCTGAACATCGCGACCGACATGGCGGCGGCGCGGGATTCGCCGCCCAGCTCGCCCGCGCTCTGCAACACCGCCGGTGCGATGATGCCCAGACCGCCGACCAGAACGGCGAGCAAGACGGCCAGGACGACCGGATGGGCGCCCTCGAAGGTCGCGATGACCATCGCCGCGGCGGCGATCAGCACGCCCAGCACGATCTGCCCGTGCTTGGACAGCCTGGCCAGCGGCACCGCGAGCAGCGGAAGCGCGACCATCACCGGCAGCGCGCCCGCGCGCAACGCGAGCAGTTCACCGGAACCCCGGACCACGCCGGTCAGTTCCAGGCCGGTGTACACCCCGACCATCACCGCCATGCTCATCGCGCCCGCGATCAGCATCGGCACCAGCGCCCGGATGCGCAGCACCGCGGGAATCGCGGCGTAGCTGTGCCGCAGCGGTTTGTCCCGGCCGGTGGGCGCGTCGGCCAGCAGCGCGGACCACAGCGCGAGCGCGAGCACGGCGAAGCCGAGCGCGGAGGCGACGAATACCGTGCGCCACGGGAACGCGCCGACCATCCATTGGGACACGATCTGCGCGACCACCGTCGCCGCGAGGAACGACGTGGCCACCGACATGGTGGCCACGGCACGGTGCGCGGGCGCGATGCGCGTCGCCACATAGGCCATGATCGCGGGCGGAATCGAGCCGACCACCAGGCCCTGCGCCACGCGCAGACCGACGGCCAGCGGCGCGCTGAACGCCAAACCGGTCAACAGTGTGACCACTGCGGCGACCAGCATCCCGGTGACCAGCACCCGCCGGTGACCGTAGCGATCCGAGAGTGGGCCGAACAGGACGAACCCACCGGCGTATCCGAAGGCGAAGGCGCTGATGATCCAGGTCATCGCCGCCGAGCCGACGCCCCAGTCGGCCCGCATGGCGGTGAAAAGCGGGATCGGAACGTACATCTGGCCGGTGGCCAGCAGGGCTGCCAGGACGAAGAAGGGCAGGGTGCGCCCGGTGTGGGCACGCGCCGAGGGGTCGCCGGTGCGCGTCCGGGCCGGAGCCGCGGAGTGGAAGGTGGACATTGCCATGGGACGAAGGTAGGCCCGGAAGACTCATGTTGTCAACCAAATAGTTGGTTTAATGGAATGGTAAAGTGTCCGTCATGACGGCCACGATGAAACGCAGTGACGCGACCAGGCAGGCCCTGTTGCGCGCCGCCCGCGACGAATTCGCGCAGTACGGGCTGGCCGGCGCGCGGGTCGACCGGATCGCGGAGGCGGCGGGCGTCAACAAAGAGCGGATCTACGGGCTGTTCGGCAGCAAGGACAAGCTGTTCGACGTCATCCTGATCGAGACGCTGCGCGAGTTCATCGAGGTGGTGCAGCCGCTGGCCGACACCGAACCCGGCGCGTATGTCGGCA
Above is a genomic segment from Nocardia sputorum containing:
- a CDS encoding MFS transporter; the protein is MAMSTFHSAAPARTRTGDPSARAHTGRTLPFFVLAALLATGQMYVPIPLFTAMRADWGVGSAAMTWIISAFAFGYAGGFVLFGPLSDRYGHRRVLVTGMLVAAVVTLLTGLAFSAPLAVGLRVAQGLVVGSIPPAIMAYVATRIAPAHRAVATMSVATSFLAATVVAQIVSQWMVGAFPWRTVFVASALGFAVLALALWSALLADAPTGRDKPLRHSYAAIPAVLRIRALVPMLIAGAMSMAVMVGVYTGLELTGVVRGSGELLALRAGALPVMVALPLLAVPLARLSKHGQIVLGVLIAAAAMVIATFEGAHPVVLAVLLAVLVGGLGIIAPAVLQSAGELGGESRAAAMSVAMFSFYVGATIGPLVAAAAAPHGFAALAWTLALLLVAALGMTVVGLRMQRRAQAA